GCCCAGGGCCACGGCGGCGGTCCAGAGCATGAGGCTGGTGGGGGCCGCGCCTGAACGGGCCAGGGCGAAGGTCAGGGGCAGCGCAGCGGCGCCGTACAGGTGGCCCAGGCCCAGTGCAGACGCCGAGAACCGGGCGTAGCGTTCGGTCAGGTGTTGCAGCTGCGTGTAATCGGCGGGCAGGGGAGAGGAGGCGGTCATGGCCTTACCTCGCTGCCGGGCGCTGGCCCAGGCGTGGCGCCACGAGCAACACCACGCCGCCCAGCAGCACCACCGGCTTGACCAGCAGCAACAGACCCAGGGCCACCAGAATTACCCCCAGGACCAACCCGGCCGCCACCCGGCGCTCCGGCACCAACGCGGCCACGACCAGGGCCAGCACCAGCGGCAGCACGAGACTGGCCGCCGGAGTGCCCGTCAGTTGGCTGCTGGCCAAGGTGGCCAGGGCCATCAGAGACAGAGTGATGCGCTGGGCCTCTGCCGAGGTCAGCGACCAGGACTGGGGCAACCGGGGACGGATCAAGGTCTGTGGCATAAACTAAGTTTGCATCACAGACCGGTCTGTGTCAAGGAGGGGTTTGTGATGTTAATGGCGGTCGGGCCTGCCCCCACGAGCCATCTCCTCTCTGCGTGAAGATCAGCGTTCCTGTCCCCGTATGTTCAGAGGCTGCCCAGCCATAGAAAAAGGCGCCCGGAGGCGCCGTCGGTGGGTTGAGAGCAGGGCTGAGAGGTTGAATGTGGGGTCACAGCGGCCCAGCGGCGCCGGAGCCAGACCCCCGGATGCTCGGCAGTCCTGCAGGTTCCCGCTCTCAGGTGAGGTGAATGGGCAGGGTGGGGGCCAGCCACACGCGGCCGGTGCCCCGGTAGGCCTGCACGAAGCCTTCGCCGGTCTTGCCGCTGCCCAACAGGCCACGGGCGCTGCGCTCCACCTTGAACTCCAGGCCATCGGTGTAGGCCACCACCAGATTGCCGTCCACCTTCAGGGTCTCGCCGCGCAGTTCCAGCACTTGGAATTCTTCGGGCGGCACCGGGCTTTGCAGGGCGAAGATCCCGCTGCCCGTCAGCTTGGGCTGCACGCGGCCCTCGCCGCTGCCCACGGCCTGGGCAAAGCCCTGGTTCACGTGGCGGCCCACCTGCAGGTCGCCCACGCAGGCCACGAAGGCGCCGTCATCCACGATCAGGCTCTCGCCGCGCAGTTCGCCCAGCAGCAGGTGAAGGCGGGTGGGTTCGGTAAAGAGGGTGCCGCTGCCCTTGTAGGCGGTTTTGTACATGCCTTCGCCTGTGGCCGCCGCTGTGACGGCCCCGCGCAGAAAGCCGCCCAGGCCGCCGCCACTGCCGCTGGCGCTGACCGCCTGCATCTCCAGTTCGCCGCGCAGGTACTGCAGGGCGCCGGGTTCCAGCACTGCCTGCCCGCCGCCCACATGCACCGCCAGCTGCCGCCAGCGCCGGGGGCGCGATAAGGACTGGTGGTAGCCGCTGAGGGGCGCTTCCATGGGCGCGGCGCTGTACTCAATGACTTCCAGCTTGTGGCCGTGGGCGCTCAGTTCGCGTTCGGTGCTGCCAGTCCAGGTGAAGTCCATGTGGACGGGTACGCGGGGTGTGGCCCAATCGTTCCCAGGGTCACCATGCCCCGGCGTGGCGCTGGCCCTGGGCTCCTCCTTCACGCCAGGGTCAGGGCGCGCAATTCATGCAGCCCAGGCGTGTGCAGTTCGGCGCGGTCGCGGCCCCCCGCCTTGGCCACGTACAGCCGGGCGTCGGCCAGCTTCAGCAGGTCGCCCACCGCTGGCGCTTCCTGCAGCGTGGCGCCCCCCAGGCTGAGGGTCACGGTGACTCCGCCTGTCATAGGCGCGCTGCGCACCGCCTGTTGCAGCGCGGCGCTCAGGGCGTCGGCGGGCACGCCGGGGGACAGCAGCACCAGAAATTCCTCGCCGCCCCAGCGCGCCACCTCGCCGCGCCCGGCCAGGGTCCGGCGCAGCCGCGCGGCCACCTCGCGCAGCACCTCGTCGCCTGCGTCGTGGCCCAGGCGGTCATTGATGGCCTTGAAGCGGTCAATATCCAGCAGCAGCGCCGCCGCGCCCTGTCCGGCCTGGGCGGCGCGCTGCAGGCGGTCCATCATGGCGCGGCGGTTGGGCAGGCCCGTCAGGGGATCGGTCAGGGCCAGCCGGGCGTAGGCGCGGGCCTCGGCGCGTTCCAGCGACACCGCCTGCCCAAAGGTGGACAGGTGCGCGGCCAGCAGCCCCACCAGTCCCAGTTCCCACAGCAGGGCCACGGGGCCGCCCCGCAGCGCCACGGCCACGCCGTAGGCCGCAAAGACCCCCAGCACGTAGGCCAGCGCCCCCGGCAGCGGCAGAATGCTGAACCCCGCCAGAAACAGAAAGCTGCCGGCAAACAGCAGCTGCGCCGACACCTCTCCCCCGGGTGGCACCTTCAGCAGTTGGGCCAGCACCAGCCCCGTGGCCGCCAGCAGCACCCCGTAGTCCACCCAGCGCCAGGGCACGCGCCGGGTCAGCAGCAGGGCCCAGGCGCCCGCGCAGACCAGCGCGCCCAGCAGCGGCCAGTGCGCAGCGGCCCCCGGCTGCCCCAGCAGCAGCGCCCCCACCGCCAACTGCATCACACTGGCCAGCCCACTCACCCACAGGTACATCCGGCGGCGGTTGGCCTCTGTCAGGCGCCAGCGCGGCCGGGCGTTCATGGCCCCACCGTACGGGGCCCCCCCTTCCAGTTTTCTCACGCATGGGAAGACTGAACGTTAAAGGGTTAAGGTACATGCCTCAGCCAACAACAGAAAGTCCCCAGGCGTGAACCCGGGGACTGTTCGGCTGGGGGTGCTTAGACGGCGAGCACCTGACGGCCGTCGTAATAGCCGCAGCTGGGGCAGATGTGGTGGCTGAGCTTCTTGGCGTGGCACTGGGGGCACTCGCTCAGGTTGGGGGCCACGAGGGCGTGGTGGCTGCGGCGCATGTCGCGCTTGCTCTTGCTGGTCTTCTTCTTGGGAACGGGGTGCTTGGCCATGTTGGGTTCTCCTGGGCCGCGCGGCGTTTGCTCGCCGGGGCGCGATTCTCGGGCCGCAGGGGGGCGCCCCCGGCCGAGACAACAGCCGGGAGTATACCATATGCCGCCCAGGTGAAGCCACGGCCAGGACAGGGGGCACTGTGGGGGAGGGTGGTGGGGCTCGGCCACGCCCGGCGCGCCCCCGTTACAGTGGAGCCGTGCACGAGCTGGAGTGGTCGCCCATCACGCTGGAAGCGGGCCTGCGCGCCCTGGACCTGATCGGCGTGCTGGCCTTTGCCCTGTCGGGGGCGCTGCTGGCGGTGCGCAAGCGGTTTGACCTGTTTGGCGTGCTGGTGCTGGGTTGCGTGACCGCCGTGGGCGGCGGCGCCATCCGCGACACCCTGACCGGACAGACCCCGCCCCTCTTTCTGCGCGACGAGGCGTACCTGTGGGCGGCGCTGCTGGGTTCCGGGCTGGCGTTTCTGTTCGGGGCGCGGCTGGCCCGCTTTGAGCGCACCCTCAGCCTGTTTGACACGGCCGGGCTGGCGCTGTTTGCGGCGTCGGGGGCCATTGGGGCAATCAACTTCGGGCTGGGGCCGCTGGGCGTGGTGTTTGCGGGCATGCTGTCCGGGGTGGGCGGCGGTGTGATCCGCGACCTGATTGCCAACGAGGTACCGGAAATCATGTACCGCAGCGAGCAGCTGTATGCCACCGCCGCCGCTGCAGGCGCGCTGACGGTGTGGCTGCTGTACCCGCATGTCACGCCGTTTCAGGCGCAGTTTGGCGGGGCGCTGGTGGTGGCGCTGCTGCGCTGGCTCTCGCGCCGGGGCTGGGCCCGCCTGCCAGTGCGCCGCCTCCCCGAGGGCTAAGAAGAAAGGGAAGCGCGAATCAAACAGGTCAATCGGAGCGGGAGAGAGCAATGGTTCGGCTGGTGTTCAAGCCCGGCAAAGTGGCAGGGGCGAGAACGTCAGCCCGGGCATCGGGTCCCCATCCCAGCCTTTGCGGGTCCCGTACAAGGAGGGAAAGCGCCGCGTTGATTGAGTCGCCCCGCCCCAACTGAACCCGGCTGCAAAATCAGGGCTCGGGTGTGGTCTTGGCACCCCGGCTCAGTTCCCATTTCTGGGCCTTGCCGCCAGAAGCCACCCCAGCGGTAAGCGGGCGTACAGGTGACCAGGGCGGGCCCTGGTACAAGGGGAGGCCATGATTCACGATGCGCGTGTGCAGCCGCTGCGCCCCGGGGAAGCGGGCCGGCGCGGGTTCGTGTTGCTGTGGGTGCAGGCCAGCGTGCGGGTGCGCGACAACCACGCCCTGGAATACGCCGTGCAGGAGGCCAGCCGCCTGGATTTGCCGCTGGTGGCGGTCTTTGGCCTGACCCCCGCGTACCCCGAGGCCAACGCCCGGCACTACCTGTATCTGCTGGAGGGTCTGCGCGACCTGCGACGTGAGCTGGCGGCGCGCGGCATTCCCCTGCGCGTGGCCCTGGGCACGCCGCCCGAGGTGGCCCTGCAGGCGGCGCAGGAAGGCGCGGCCCTGGTGGTCACCGACGTAGGGTACGTGCGCGTGGCGCGCGAGTGGCGGGCGTGGCTGCGCGAGCGGCTGACGGTGCCGCTGGTGCAGGTGGAATCCGAAGCCGTGGTGCCGGTGCGCGTGGCCAGCCCCAAGCTGGAGGTGGGCGCGCGCACCCTGCGCCCCAAACTGCACCGCCTCTGGCACGAGTATCTGGTGCCCCTGGAGCCGCGCGAGCTGCGCCGCACCACCACCGACTGGGCCCTGGGCCTGGACCTGCACAGCCCCGCCGCGCAGGTATCAGCCCTGCCCGTGGATCACAGCGTGCCCCCCGGCGCCGAGGAAGGCGGTGAGCACGCCGCGCTGGACCTGCTGGAAGACTTCGTGACCCGCAAGCTGGAGACCTACCACCTGCGCCGGAACGACCCCACGGTGGACGGCAGCAGCCGCCTGAGCGCCGCGCTGCACTACGGCCACCTCTCGCCCCTGACCGCTGCCCTGGCCGCCCGTGAGCACCCCGGCCCCGGCACCGACATGTTCCTGGAAGAGCTGATCGTGCGCCGCGAACTGAGCTTTAACCTCTGCACCTACAACCCCGCCTATGACCGCTACGAGGGCCTGCCCGCCTGGGCCCGCGCCACCCTGGAAGAGCACGCCGGGGACCCGCGCGAGGCCCTGTACACCCGCGAGGAACTGGACGCCGCGCAGACCCACGACCCTTACTGGAACGCCGCCCAGCGCCAGATGACCCGCACCGGGCGCATGCACAACTACATGCGCATGTACTGGGGCAAGAAGGTGCTGGAATGGACCCACACGCCCCAGGCCGCCTACGAAACGCTGGTGTGGCTGAACAACCGCTACGAGCAGGACGGCCGCAACCCCAATTCCTGGGCGGGGCTGGACTGGGTGTTCGGGCAGCACGACCGCCCCTGGGCGCGGCGCCCCGTGTTCGGCATGGTGCGCTCCATGACCGCCGCTGGCCTAAGGCGCAAGTTCGACGCCGATCTGTACGCGCGCCAGTGGGCGTAGGGGCGCCCTTACAGTGGAGCCCATGAGGGCCCCCAGCATCCCCGAGCTTGCCTGCCACACCACCGTCAGCGGCGCGCGCCTGTACACCCTGCCGCTGCGCGCCTTTACGGGCCTGCGCGCCAATGCCTACCTCGCCGTGCAGGGCGACCCGGCGCGGCCCGGGTACACCGCCCTGGTGGACACCGGCAGCGCCCAGCCGGACAGCGTGGCTGACCTGCAGGCCGCCCTGGCGGCGGTGCGCGCGGCGGGTGAAGCGGTGACCTGGGACACGCTGCGCCGCGTGGTGCTCACCCATCCGCACCCCGACCACGCCGGTGGGCTGGCCGCCGTGCGCGCCCTGAGCCCGGCCCCGGTGGCGGCGCACGAGTGGGCCGTGCCCATTCTGGAACGCCCGGAAGAGCGGCGCGACGCCTGGACCGTCGCCGTGGACGGCCACCTGCGCTGGGCCGGGATTCCGCTGGACAGCGATTACGCCGCCCGGCTGCGGCGCCGGGGCCAGAACCTGATGCAGCCGCCCGCCGGGCCCGTGGAGGCGCTGCGGGACGGGGACCGGCTAGACGGCCTTTTTGAGGTGCTGCACACCCCCGGTCACGACGGCGCGCAGGTGTGCCTGCGGCTGGACGAGGTGCTGCTCAGCGCCGATCACCTGCTGCCCCACCACTCGCCGCCGCTGATGCCCGAGCGCTACCAGCGCGGCGCGGGGGTGCGCCACTACCTCGCTGCGCTGGACCGGGTGGCCGCCCTGCCGGGGATCACGCTGGCCCTGGGCGGCCACGACGGTCCCATGCCCGACCCCCAGGGCCGCATTCAGGGCCTGCGGGCGCGGCTGCAGGCCAAGCTGGCCGCCGCCCGCGCCGCTGCCCAGACCCCCACCACCATCTTTGACCTGACGCATCGCCTGCACCCCACCCTGCGCCCGCTGCAGGCGATCTTGCTGCTGGACCAGACGGCGGCGCTGGTGGAGCACTTGGTCGAAACCGGCGCGGTGCAGGCCGACACCCGGGACGACGGCGCCCTGCTGGTGCAGGCCCGGTGAGCGGGGCCGCACTGCCCCCCGGGGTGCTGGCCCACTGGGGCTTGAGAACTTCGAACCCCCTGGGGGGCCGCCTGAACCAGCACTGGGCGGTGCAGGTGCAGGGGGAGCGTGCGGCCTTGCGCCGCTGGCACGGCGACGAGGCCCAGGTGCGCTATGAAGCGGCCCTGGTGCAGCAGGTTTCAGGCCTGGGCTGGGCAGTACCCACGCTGCTGGCAGAGCCGCTGCTGGCCCAGGGCGCGTGGTGGAGCCTGCACGCCTGGGTGCCGGGCGAGGCCCCGGCGCGTGAGGCCGCCCGGCAGCGGGGCCGCTGGCTGGCAGAGGTGCACGCGGCTTTTGCGGCCCTGCCCCCGCTGCCGCCGCGTCCCGGCTGGCGCCCCGCCCACGCCGCGCTGTTGGACGCAGAGACGGACGCCCTGCTGGACCGCTGCGAGGCCGCCCGGCCCGCTGAGGTGCGCCTGTACCGCTGGCACCTGCACCGGGCGCGGGTGGCGCTGGAGGGGCTCAATCTTCAGGATCGCCCCAGTCATCTGCTGCACGGCGACTTCACCGCCTGGAACCTGCGCGCGCAGGGCGGGCGCCTGACGGGGCTCCTGGACTTTGAGCTGGCCCGCCCCGACGACCCGGTGGCCGAGTTCGCGCTGGCGTGGCGCGGCGTGCACGACGAGGTGGTGGCAGGGTACGACGAGTTACACCCCCTGGGTGACGAGGCCCGCGCCCTGCTGACCCCATTGTGGTGGGCCCACCTGCTGGAGGGCGCCGCCCTTCACCTGCGCGCCGGCACCCAGGACGACGGCTGGACCGCGCGCAAGCTGCAGGTGCGCTCACCCCTGATGGGCCCGCTCGCCGCGCCCTACCCGGGCTGAGGGGTCAGCTGCGGTACCTTAGAGCGTTATGACCCCGGAGCGTTACGCCAAGATTCTGCGCGTGCTGAGCAGGCGCCAGCCCACCCTGACGGTCCTGATGGACGAGGTGAACAAGCCCCACAACCTCTCGGCCATCGTGCGCACCTGCGACGCGGTGGGGGTGCTGCGCGCCCACGCCGTGCCCCCCCGGGGCGGCAAGCTGGCCGACTTTGAGGGCCACACCTTCGAAGCCACCAGCGGCAGCGCCCACAAATGGGTGCCGGTGCAGCGCCACGCCGACGCCGTGCAGGCCGTGCGCGAGTTACAGGCGCAGGGCTTTGCGGTGCTGGCCACCCACCTCTCGCAGCGCAGCGTGGACTACCGCGAGGCCGATTACACCCGGCCCACCTGCGTGCTGCTGGGCGCCGAGAAATGGGGCGTGTCGGATGAAGCCGCCGAGGCCGCTGACATGAATATCGTCGTGCCCATGTTTGGCATGGTGCAGAGCCTGAACGTGTCGGTGGCGGCGGCGACCATCCTGTTCGAGGCGCAGCGTCAGCGGCTGGCCGCCGGCCTGTACGACACGCCCCAGCTGAGCCCCGAGCAGCTGCGCGCCTGGGCCTTTGAGTGGGCCTACCCGGATCTGGCCCCCGCCTACCGTGAGCGCGGCGAAGCCTACCCGGCACTGGACGAGCACGGCCAGATCGTGGGGAACTGAGAGGGGAGACGGCAAAATCCACGCGGGGTCAGCGCTCTCTGCCACGCAGGCATGTCTGGTGCGCCCGGAGGCGCTGGGCTCTCTAGCGAACCGTCACCATGACATACCCAGCACTGACCGCATTCATGGCTGAGCCCACCCCAGGAATCCGAACTTCAATCGCGTATCGGCCAGGGGCGAGGACCAGTGTGCGGGCTTCCTGATGGACTTTCCCAGGCGCGATCACTTGCTCGCGGACATCTGCGGTGCAAAACGATTGTTGCTCTGCGGCGTTCGGATACACCACGTCCCTTGATCCGGCCTTGAGGACACGAACGCGCAGACTTGGGGTGCAGTCTTGCTGCGGGTCTCTGCTCCAGAACAGGCGCAGAGGCGTGCCCTGTGTATTGGTCAGTTGCGCGCTCACGACCACTTCGCCAGCCTTTTGGCCAGGCTTCACAGCCAATTTCGTGGTGAGGCCTGCGAAGGAAGTGAGGCCCAGTGCCGCAGAGGAAACGAGGGCCATGCAGGACATGACCAGCCAGCGTGAAGAAGAGGACACACGGCATGATGCCATGCCCCGAACTTTGCAGGACGTTCTTTTGTGCCCAGAACAGAGCCCGGAGGGGTTGAAGTTGTCCCCCTCGCCCCCATGTGGGCGAACGAAGCGAGTCTCCGTGGCAGACAGCGGCACCCACAGAATCAAGGGGCTGCCTTTCAGCGCCAGCGTGGACCGGACAGCCGTTACGAGGAGGGCTGACCGCAGATGCTGAGCCAGCGACGCCTGCGTGAGCCCAGCAGAGGTTGTGGCCATGGAGCAGACGGCGCCAGAGCTGGTTGACGGGAGATCGCGCCAGGCGTAGCGGAAGCAAGTTTGAGGCGGATCAAATAGACAGAAGGTGGCCAGGACATGCCGCGTGATGCAGGGCCAGCCCCCAAGCGTACGCCTCACAGTCCCATTCCTGTACGAGAGACAACTCAAGTGCGGTCTGGACCCAGGCTGGGCCGCTGCTGTGAAACCCGTTCCCTGTGTTTGGCCCAATGCCGCTGAACCTCTTGCGGCGTGCCCAGCCCTCAGCTGGCGCCTGGCCGTCCTGGAGTACTTGCGTGCAAATCGTTCATGAACCCCGAAGGTCGCGGCCCTGGGGTTCGCTAGACTGGGCAGCGCCGCGCCTCTTGAGCCCCCCTTTGAGGGGGCTGTGGGGCCAGAGGTTTTAAACACATGAACAAACTCGTGAAGCAGGCGGCCCACGCCGCCCCCGGTGACCGCTGATGTTTGGTCTGGAGATGCCGCCCATCAACGCCGAATTCTGGGCGATCCTGGGCACCCTCATTCTGCTCGAAGGCCTGCTGTCGGCCGACAACGCGCTGGTGCTGGCCGTGATGGTCCGGCACCTCAAGGGCGACCTGCAGCGCAAGGCCCTGGCCTACGGCATTGGGGGGGCCGTGGTGCTGCGCATTCTGGGCGTGCTGCTGGCCAGCTACATCCTGGAATACTGGTGGCTGCGCGCCTTCGGGGCGCTGTATCTGGCGTATCTGGCGGTGTCGCATTTCCTCAAGCACCGCACCAGCGAGGATGAGGGTGACCAGAAGGCCAAGGGCCGGGGCTTCTGGGCCACCGTGGTGCTGCTGAACCTCACCGACCTTGCCTTCAGCGTGGATTCCATTCTGGCGGGCGTGGCGCTCATTCCGCGCGGCATGCCCCGCGAGCAGGGCCTGACCATCGTGGTGTTCGGCGGCATTGTTGGCCTGATCCTCATGCGAATTGCGGCCACCGTGTTCCTGAAGCTGCTGAACAAGTACCCCTCGTTTGACCATGTGGCCTACGCGCTGGTGGGCTGGATTGCCGTGAAGCTGGGCCTGGAAACGCTGGAGGCCGCCCACGAGATCTACCCGGCCGTGCCCTACTGGCACATGCCCACGCCCATCTTCTGGGGCATCATGGCGGCCATTGCGATTATCGGGTCGTTCCTGGCGACCCGCCGCCCCGCCATGACCGACGCCGCTGCCGAAGCCAAGGCCGAGGCCGTGGTGCACGAATTCGACGACACAGTGGCCGACGCGTCCGACGGCCGCATAGACGGTCGCTGAGCCCAGCGTGCCTGAGCGCGGGCCGCCTTCCCCCGGGGGAAGGCGGCCCGCTCCTTTGGCCCTGCCCATATGCCCTGACCTGCCGCCTTTGAGACCAGCGTTACACTGGCCCGCATGAGCGACCAACTGGACACCATCCGCAGCCTCGCCAAGAAGACCGACAGCAAGATTCTGATGGTCGTGCTGGACGGCGTGGGCGGCCTGCCGCTGACCGTGAACGGCGACAGCGAACTGGCCGCCGCCAAGACCCCCAACCTGGACGCGCTGGCCGCGCAGAGCCAGCTGGGGCAGGTGGAACTGGTGGGCGCCGGGATCACGCCGGGCAGCGGCCCTGGGCACCTGAGCCTCTTTGGCTACGACCCCCTGAAATACGTGGTGGGGCGCGGGGCCCTCTCGGCCGTGGGCATTGGCGTGAAGCTGGAAGCAGGCGACGTGGCGGTGCGCGGCAACTTTGCCACCCTGGGCGAGGGCCGCGTGGTGCACGACCGCCGCGCCGGGCGCCCCAGTGACGCCAAGAATGCCGAAATCGTGGCCCAGCTGCGCGCGGCCATTCCCGATATTGAGGGCACCCCGGTGGAGATCTACACCGAAAGCGAGCACCGCTTCGTGGTGGTGTTCCGCGCCCAGGGCGGCCCGGCGCTGGGCGCAGGCCTCAGCGATGTGGACCCGCAGGCCACCGGCGTTCAGCCCCTCATGGCCCAGGCCCACGACGAGGCCAGCGGGCGCACCGCCGCGCTGGTCAACGCCTTTGTGGCCCGCGCCGAGGCCGCCCTGGCGGGTGAGCCTCAGGTGAACGGCGTGCTGTTCCGGGGCTACAGCGACGTGCCGCACTTCCCGTCCTTTGACGATGCGTACGGGCTGCGCGCCGCGTGCATTGCCAGCTACCCCATGTACAAGGGGCTGGCGAGCCTCGTGGGCATGGACGTGCTGGAGGTGCAGGGCACGGAAGACGCCCTGGACGGCAAGGTGCAGGCGCTGGGCCAGCACTGGGCCGACTACGACTTCTTCTACTTCCACGTCAAGAAGACCGATTCTGCCGGCGAGGACGGCGACTTTGCCGCCAAGGTGAAAAAGATCGAGTTGTTCGACGCCCTGCTGCCGCAGCTGCTGGCCCTGAAGCCCGACGTACTGGCGATTGTGGGGGACCACAGCACCCCCAGCAAGCTCGCCACCCACTCGTGGCACCCGGTGCCCCTCCTGATTCACAGCGAGTACGGCCGCAAGGACATCGCTGCCCGCTACACCGAGGAAGAAGCCCAGAAAGGCAGCCTGGGCCTGCGCCGGGGCACAGATGTGATGCCGCTGCTGATGGCCAATGCCCTGAAACTGAACAAGTACGGCGCCTGATCGCCGCCCCCAGGGCCACGGCAGGGGACACTCTGAACGGCTCTGGGTCGAAGAAAGCGAAGATTCGGAAAAGGCAGCGGCCCCTCCATCTCGCTGGGGCCGCTGCTGTTCAGGTGCACCCACAGCGTCAGGGCTCCGGCCCCTTTGCCCCACTCTTTCCCTGAAAACCAGCTCAAGGACGAAGGCCATTGGGTGTCAGGTCATGGTCAGTTTCGCGCGGCAAGGTGGAGGCCTTGGGTGGCCCTGCGGCCACCGGGAGGTAACGTCCATGCGAAAAGCCCTGATCGTGGCCGCGCTGCTGCTGACCCCAGCGAGCGCCCAGACCCTGAGCGTGAACATCAGCGCCAGCGTGCCCTACCCCCAGATTCTGCAGACGGCAGCCAATGTGGCCCAGCTGCTTTCGCAGGGGGTGCAGGTGTCGTTCCTGACCCCCGGCAGCCAGCCGGCCGCCACGCTGAGCCCCAGCGGCAGCCTTGTGGTGAACCCCGCGTCGCCGGACGGCACCCGCCTGACCCAGGTGCAGGTGACCACCCCCACCCCCAGCGGCCCCATCCGTGAAATCTACCCGCTGGCCCAGCCGCTCACCGTGGGCCAGAATGTGCAGCCCCAGAGCATTGTGGTGCGCGGCCAGGACGGCACCGCCCGGCCCCTGACGAGCGTGATGGGCCGCCAGGCCGCCTGGGCCAAGGCCCCGGGCCTGCAGAAGAAGCCCGGCGGAATGCCCCCGGGACAGTACAAGAAAACCCAGGGCAATAAGAAATAACGGCCCCCTCGTCCAGGCCCCTTCCCATCTGGGAGGGGGTCTTGCCATGCTGGGGCGTGCCCCTGCCCCGCCCGCTGCTGGTGCTGGACCTGGATGAAACCCTCTGGCACGGCCAGTTGGGCGAGGCCGCCCAGGTCACCTTTGCCCTGCGGCCCCATCTGGGTTTCTTTCTGCGGGCGGTGGCGCAGGCCTACGATCTGGCGGTGTGGACGGCTGCCAGTGGCGACTGGCTGCAGGCAGGATTGCAGGCGCTCAAGCGCGAAACGGGGGTGGATCTGGCGGCCCAGGCGGTCTTTCTCTGGAACCGCGACCGCTGCACCTGGCGCCGGGGCGAGGACGGCGTGCTGCATCTCCGCAAGCCGGCCCGCAAGTTCCGGGCCCGGTGGCTGCGCGCCCGGTATCCCCGCGAGCGGATTCTGGCGGTGGACGACTTGGCCGCGAACTATGCCTGCGGGTACGGCCACCTTGTGCGGGTGACCCCCTGGACCGGCGCCCCCGACGACACCGAACTG
Above is a window of Deinococcus aquaedulcis DNA encoding:
- a CDS encoding 2,3-bisphosphoglycerate-independent phosphoglycerate mutase, with translation MSDQLDTIRSLAKKTDSKILMVVLDGVGGLPLTVNGDSELAAAKTPNLDALAAQSQLGQVELVGAGITPGSGPGHLSLFGYDPLKYVVGRGALSAVGIGVKLEAGDVAVRGNFATLGEGRVVHDRRAGRPSDAKNAEIVAQLRAAIPDIEGTPVEIYTESEHRFVVVFRAQGGPALGAGLSDVDPQATGVQPLMAQAHDEASGRTAALVNAFVARAEAALAGEPQVNGVLFRGYSDVPHFPSFDDAYGLRAACIASYPMYKGLASLVGMDVLEVQGTEDALDGKVQALGQHWADYDFFYFHVKKTDSAGEDGDFAAKVKKIELFDALLPQLLALKPDVLAIVGDHSTPSKLATHSWHPVPLLIHSEYGRKDIAARYTEEEAQKGSLGLRRGTDVMPLLMANALKLNKYGA
- a CDS encoding HAD family hydrolase; translated protein: MPLPRPLLVLDLDETLWHGQLGEAAQVTFALRPHLGFFLRAVAQAYDLAVWTAASGDWLQAGLQALKRETGVDLAAQAVFLWNRDRCTWRRGEDGVLHLRKPARKFRARWLRARYPRERILAVDDLAANYACGYGHLVRVTPWTGAPDDTELLDLARYLLQIAPVPDLRALEKRGWRARR